The proteins below come from a single candidate division KSB1 bacterium genomic window:
- a CDS encoding isopenicillin N synthase family oxygenase produces the protein MDKTKEKGIKALNQEYTKYDQVKKEQAYHLAESDEDQFDNEYEIKTCDLNQFFHGGESGKNQFAEELGDAMEGIGFVILAGHGVDPKLHEQGIEKTREFFESSTVDERMKYLAQRYGSVNEGYFPIKETSRIHPDLVEGWVFCRRAFNMDGDSTYNEKDFWPKQGFEAFFRQIVLEHEKLILPIMQSILRYFGCDPHLYDRKLTKTNFGFRLNYYPPMSAEDVESGAGRMLGHEDVDLFTILPAESVEGLQVLNRENMKWIRLNPPKGSIVLNTGDYMQRITNDRLPSTTHRVSKPQNPALINKPRITFPMAVYVWEDEILEVLPGLGEPKYEPVSAIKFHTAITSKYYGDDYAVEEK, from the coding sequence ATGGACAAAACAAAAGAAAAAGGCATCAAAGCACTCAATCAGGAATATACCAAATACGATCAAGTTAAAAAGGAGCAGGCCTATCATCTGGCTGAATCCGATGAAGATCAGTTTGACAATGAGTACGAAATCAAAACCTGTGACTTGAATCAGTTTTTTCACGGCGGAGAGTCGGGCAAAAATCAATTCGCAGAAGAGCTTGGTGATGCGATGGAGGGCATCGGATTTGTGATTTTGGCAGGGCATGGCGTCGATCCGAAACTTCATGAGCAGGGCATCGAAAAAACCCGGGAGTTTTTTGAATCCTCAACGGTCGATGAGCGCATGAAGTATCTGGCGCAACGGTACGGTTCCGTAAACGAAGGGTATTTTCCGATCAAAGAGACCTCGAGGATTCATCCTGATCTGGTAGAAGGCTGGGTCTTTTGCCGACGTGCATTTAATATGGACGGCGACTCCACTTACAACGAGAAAGATTTCTGGCCCAAGCAGGGATTCGAAGCGTTCTTCCGGCAGATTGTTCTCGAACATGAGAAGCTTATTTTGCCAATTATGCAGAGCATCCTGCGCTACTTCGGCTGCGACCCCCATCTTTATGACCGGAAGCTGACGAAAACCAACTTCGGCTTTCGGCTCAACTATTATCCGCCCATGAGCGCTGAGGATGTTGAATCCGGCGCCGGGCGAATGCTGGGCCACGAGGACGTCGATTTGTTCACAATATTGCCCGCGGAAAGTGTCGAAGGCCTGCAGGTGCTGAATCGTGAAAATATGAAATGGATTCGCCTCAACCCGCCCAAAGGCAGCATCGTGCTAAATACCGGCGACTACATGCAGCGTATCACCAACGACCGGCTGCCTTCGACGACGCATCGCGTCAGTAAACCTCAAAACCCGGCTCTCATCAATAAGCCGCGTATTACATTTCCCATGGCGGTTTACGTCTGGGAGGATGAGATTCTCGAAGTCCTGCCCGGCCTCGGCGAGCCGAAATACGAGCCGGTGTCAGCAATAAAATTTCACACTGCCATTACCAGCAAGTATTATGGCGACGATTATGCCGTGGAGGAGAAATGA